Proteins encoded by one window of Nocardioides euryhalodurans:
- a CDS encoding amidase: MDTNAGPVLETADAVRAKRARATEAVEEALRRIERLNPALNAVIGLRAEEALAEAQALDRSTPTGRLAGVPVLVKDLEDVAGMSTRKGSVLLADAAPADRDGLAPARLRAEGAIVVGKTALPEFACAGFTASLLTGVTRNPWALDYSPGGSSGGSAAALSAGMVPIATATDGAGSIRQPAALCGLVGIKPTHNMVARRPVPDWIDLNTDGPFATTVADLRLLLDVLSGHEPGDPDVAPGQGIRGGSPHPLLPARLFLGTGFGDGLPLPRSVAAAFDQASAAFAELCGCPVEHLGVGQPIDRDELVDVWDTLVGAEHVSALGRDWVESGLDRMHPTSQDFLGDALTIGIDEYLAARRRRFDFSRVVDDLLGEDRLLVTPTVGVSGLLADDGEPHPSDPDGQIRENFYVNFLQNLTGHPAITLPAGRCGAMPFGLQVTGPRYSDAWLLDLAALWEAEHPWPRTAPGYEPFHL; encoded by the coding sequence ATGGATACGAACGCCGGCCCCGTGCTCGAGACTGCTGACGCGGTTCGGGCCAAGCGCGCGAGAGCGACTGAGGCCGTCGAAGAGGCGCTCCGACGAATCGAACGGCTCAACCCGGCCCTCAACGCCGTCATCGGCCTCCGAGCCGAGGAGGCGCTCGCAGAGGCCCAGGCGCTCGACCGGTCCACGCCGACCGGACGGCTGGCCGGGGTTCCCGTCCTGGTGAAGGATCTGGAGGATGTCGCGGGAATGTCGACCCGCAAAGGTTCCGTCCTGCTCGCCGACGCCGCCCCGGCCGACCGCGACGGACTGGCACCAGCTCGTCTTCGTGCCGAGGGTGCGATCGTCGTGGGCAAGACGGCGTTACCGGAGTTCGCATGCGCGGGCTTCACGGCCAGCCTGCTCACCGGAGTGACACGCAACCCGTGGGCGCTCGACTACTCGCCCGGGGGCTCGAGCGGAGGATCGGCCGCAGCCCTGTCAGCGGGAATGGTGCCGATCGCGACCGCTACCGACGGCGCTGGCTCGATCAGACAACCAGCTGCGCTCTGCGGGCTCGTCGGGATCAAGCCCACCCACAACATGGTCGCGCGACGACCGGTGCCCGACTGGATCGACCTGAACACCGACGGCCCGTTCGCCACCACCGTGGCGGATCTGCGGCTGCTTCTCGATGTCCTCTCCGGACATGAGCCCGGTGACCCCGACGTCGCTCCCGGACAAGGGATACGAGGGGGCAGCCCGCACCCCCTCCTGCCGGCTCGGCTCTTCCTGGGGACGGGATTCGGCGACGGCCTCCCGCTCCCGAGATCCGTCGCGGCCGCATTCGACCAGGCCTCGGCGGCGTTCGCTGAACTGTGTGGGTGCCCGGTCGAGCACCTTGGCGTCGGCCAACCGATCGACCGCGACGAGCTGGTCGATGTCTGGGACACGCTCGTTGGCGCCGAGCACGTCTCCGCGCTCGGGCGCGACTGGGTGGAGTCCGGGCTCGACCGCATGCACCCGACGTCCCAGGACTTCCTCGGCGACGCTTTGACGATCGGTATCGACGAGTACCTCGCGGCCAGGCGACGACGCTTCGACTTTTCAAGAGTCGTCGACGACCTGCTCGGCGAGGACCGTCTCCTCGTCACCCCCACCGTCGGCGTCTCGGGACTGCTCGCCGACGACGGAGAGCCCCACCCCAGCGACCCCGATGGCCAGATCCGGGAGAACTTCTACGTGAACTTCCTGCAGAACCTCACTGGCCACCCAGCCATCACACTTCCCGCCGGCCGGTGCGGGGCCATGCCGTTCGGTCTCCAGGTCACCGGCCCCAGGTACAGCGACGCCTGGCTGCTCGACCTGGCCGCCCTCTGGGAGGCGGAGCACCCCTGGCCTCGCACGGCCCCGGGATACGAGCCCTTCCACCTCTGA
- a CDS encoding type II secretion system F family protein has translation MTAGWWGAVLGLVAAAGVLLVVARLHAIRRPQLSIRVLPYLHDLAGFDRPAGAVTSTYSPLPAAVGVFGPPLSTLAGWVERVLGGAASVRRRLDGAGLDLTVADFRVQQVVWGLVGFGLTAGYALLDGLGGGAGVVSSLVLCLVGFALGVIGRDYHLTGQVRERERRILREFPTVAELLALAVAAGEGPVAALDRVVRRSGGELSRDLARVLGDIRTGEPLGDAFDAWAASTSQPIVARFAQGIAVSVERGTPLADVLHAQAADVREAGRRELIEVAARKEVLMLVPVVFLVLPVTVFFAFWPGVVGLSMTTP, from the coding sequence GTGACGGCAGGCTGGTGGGGTGCGGTGCTTGGCCTGGTCGCCGCGGCCGGGGTGCTGCTCGTGGTCGCGCGGCTCCATGCGATCCGCCGCCCCCAGCTGTCGATCCGCGTGCTGCCCTACCTCCACGACCTGGCCGGCTTCGACCGACCGGCCGGGGCCGTGACGTCGACGTACTCCCCGCTCCCGGCGGCCGTCGGTGTCTTCGGCCCGCCGCTGAGCACGCTCGCCGGGTGGGTGGAGCGGGTCCTCGGTGGGGCTGCCTCGGTGCGCCGGCGGCTCGACGGCGCCGGCCTCGACCTCACGGTGGCCGACTTCCGGGTGCAGCAGGTGGTGTGGGGGCTGGTCGGCTTCGGCCTGACCGCGGGCTACGCCCTGCTCGACGGCCTCGGCGGTGGTGCCGGCGTGGTCTCGTCGCTGGTGCTCTGCCTGGTCGGCTTCGCCCTCGGGGTGATCGGTCGCGACTACCACCTGACCGGTCAGGTGCGGGAGCGGGAGCGGCGGATCCTCCGCGAGTTCCCGACGGTGGCCGAGCTGCTCGCGCTCGCCGTCGCGGCAGGTGAGGGGCCGGTCGCCGCCCTCGACCGGGTCGTACGACGCAGCGGCGGAGAGCTCTCCCGCGACCTCGCCCGCGTCCTGGGCGACATCCGCACCGGCGAGCCGCTCGGCGACGCCTTCGACGCGTGGGCCGCCTCGACCTCGCAGCCGATCGTCGCGCGCTTCGCCCAGGGCATCGCGGTCTCGGTCGAGCGGGGGACACCGCTGGCCGACGTGCTCCACGCGCAGGCCGCGGACGTGCGCGAGGCCGGGCGCCGCGAGCTGATCGAGGTCGCAGCTCGCAAAGAGGTGCTGATGCTCGTCCCCGTCGTCTTCCTGGTGCTCCCCGTCACCGTCTTCTTCGCCTTCTGGCCCGGCGTCGTCGGCTTGTCCATGACCACACCATGA
- a CDS encoding pilus assembly protein TadG-related protein, giving the protein MGHQRIPDERGQTSLLIVGLAVVLMMMVAVVVDATAAYLQRQGLATVADGAALAGADAGSRNEPDLYTDGIRDEPRLDQARALAAAAVADHLRETGAYAEFPGLRYAVSLDPADDSVVVRVQAPLDLPLTFPGAPQTAPVSASASATVLLD; this is encoded by the coding sequence ATGGGTCATCAGAGGATCCCTGACGAGCGCGGCCAGACCAGCCTGCTGATCGTCGGACTGGCCGTGGTCCTGATGATGATGGTGGCGGTCGTGGTCGACGCGACCGCGGCGTACCTCCAGCGCCAGGGTCTCGCCACCGTCGCCGACGGCGCGGCCCTCGCCGGGGCCGACGCCGGGTCGCGCAACGAGCCCGACCTCTACACCGACGGCATCCGGGACGAGCCGCGCCTCGACCAGGCCCGCGCCCTGGCCGCCGCGGCGGTCGCCGACCACCTGCGCGAGACCGGTGCGTACGCCGAGTTCCCGGGCCTGCGCTACGCCGTCTCCCTTGACCCGGCCGACGACAGCGTGGTCGTACGGGTGCAGGCGCCGCTCGACCTGCCGCTCACCTTCCCGGGAGCGCCGCAGACAGCCCCGGTCTCGGCCAGCGCGTCGGCGACCGTGCTGCTCGACTGA
- a CDS encoding TadE/TadG family type IV pilus assembly protein — protein MTPPSRRSSRGAAVVDFVLVLVVLVPLFLGILQLGLVLMVRNTLSSAAAEGARHAAALDQDLADGRARTREQVDDVLAGRFARDVDVRLVSLDGQPTVEVRVRATVPPLGLAGPGVPVEVVAHAVEESP, from the coding sequence GTGACCCCTCCCAGCCGCCGCTCGTCGCGCGGGGCCGCGGTCGTCGACTTCGTGCTGGTCCTGGTGGTGCTGGTCCCGCTCTTCCTCGGGATCCTGCAGCTGGGGCTGGTGCTGATGGTCCGCAACACGCTCTCCTCCGCCGCTGCGGAGGGCGCCCGCCACGCAGCCGCCCTCGACCAGGACCTGGCCGACGGGCGAGCGCGCACCCGCGAGCAGGTCGACGACGTGCTCGCGGGCCGCTTCGCGCGCGACGTCGACGTACGCCTGGTGTCGCTGGACGGGCAACCGACGGTCGAGGTGCGGGTGCGCGCGACGGTGCCGCCGCTCGGACTGGCCGGGCCGGGTGTCCCGGTCGAGGTGGTCGCCCACGCGGTGGAGGAGTCGCCGTGA
- a CDS encoding type II secretion system F family protein translates to MGAVVGLGVGIGLMLVWSAFFLPRRPRNATGPGPLRRTLAAAGLSQVSAPGFVAMCLILALAVGLLVQVVSRTPPVALCFAVLAGSLPVTVVAARARRRSRELADLWPEAVDNLASAVRAGLSLPEALGNLGTRGPEPLRPAFQAFATDYQLSGRFGESLDRLKARLADPVGDRVVEGLRIAREVGGGELGRLLRNLSGYLRDEARTRSEMEARQAWAINGARMAVAAPWVVLLFMTAQSDVIKRYDSVGGVVVLVAGAVTCLVAYRLMMRIGRLPAERRILT, encoded by the coding sequence ATGGGCGCGGTGGTGGGGCTGGGCGTCGGCATCGGGCTGATGCTCGTCTGGTCGGCGTTCTTCCTGCCCCGCCGTCCCCGCAACGCCACCGGTCCGGGGCCGCTCCGGCGTACGCTCGCCGCCGCGGGTCTGAGCCAGGTGAGCGCGCCCGGTTTCGTCGCGATGTGCCTCATCCTCGCGCTGGCGGTCGGGCTCCTCGTCCAGGTCGTGTCCCGGACACCGCCGGTCGCGCTCTGCTTCGCCGTGCTGGCCGGCAGCCTCCCCGTGACCGTCGTCGCCGCCCGCGCCCGCAGGCGCTCGCGCGAGCTCGCCGACCTCTGGCCGGAGGCGGTCGACAACCTCGCGTCCGCGGTCCGCGCCGGGCTCTCCCTGCCCGAGGCGCTCGGCAACCTCGGCACCCGTGGACCGGAGCCGCTGCGGCCGGCCTTCCAGGCGTTCGCGACCGACTACCAGCTCAGCGGCCGGTTCGGCGAGAGCCTCGACCGGCTCAAGGCACGGCTCGCCGACCCGGTCGGCGACCGCGTCGTCGAGGGCCTCCGTATCGCCCGCGAGGTCGGCGGCGGCGAGCTCGGCCGGCTGCTGCGCAACCTGTCGGGCTACCTCCGCGACGAGGCGCGGACCCGTTCGGAGATGGAGGCTCGGCAGGCCTGGGCGATCAACGGTGCCCGGATGGCGGTGGCGGCACCGTGGGTGGTGCTGCTCTTCATGACCGCCCAGTCCGACGTCATCAAGCGCTACGACTCGGTGGGCGGCGTGGTCGTCCTGGTCGCCGGGGCGGTGACCTGCCTGGTCGCCTACCGGCTGATGATGCGGATCGGGCGGCTGCCCGCGGAACGGCGGATCCTGACGTGA
- a CDS encoding NAD(P)/FAD-dependent oxidoreductase, which produces MAAAPLRVVILGAGFGGLEVATRLSAALGSEVDVRLVDRSDGFVFGFSKLDVMFGRTTADHVHLAYADLAHPGVTLVRDEVVAIDPVGHVVTLGSGTLEADVLVVALGADLDPAATPGLTDGGHEFYSVAGAIEAGQALQRFEGGRVVVAVTSTPFKCPPAPSETALMVHDFLTGRGLRERSEIELVMPLPRPIPPSPQASEAVLEAFAERGIGFRPGAMVRSVEDRGRRLVCSDGDTLDCDLLLAVPKHRAPAVVVASGLAEDGWVPVDPQTLRTRFAGVYAVGDVTSVGTPKAGVFAEGQAAVVAEQIIRERALTTSSAGYDGRGICYMELGGGRIGKVDVTFTPGEAPHGTLEGPSLALAADKRAFGTDRALRWFGRDWTPVGE; this is translated from the coding sequence GTGGCGGCAGCACCACTCCGCGTCGTCATCCTGGGCGCCGGCTTCGGCGGGCTCGAGGTGGCCACGCGGCTCTCGGCCGCGCTGGGGTCGGAGGTCGACGTACGCCTCGTCGACCGCAGCGACGGCTTCGTCTTCGGCTTCTCCAAGCTCGACGTCATGTTCGGGCGGACCACGGCCGATCACGTGCACCTGGCGTACGCCGACCTCGCCCACCCGGGCGTGACGCTGGTCCGGGACGAGGTGGTCGCGATCGACCCGGTCGGCCACGTCGTCACGCTCGGCTCGGGCACGCTCGAGGCGGATGTCCTCGTGGTGGCGCTGGGCGCCGACCTCGACCCGGCGGCCACGCCCGGCCTGACCGACGGCGGCCACGAGTTCTACTCGGTCGCGGGCGCGATCGAGGCGGGCCAGGCGCTGCAGCGGTTCGAGGGCGGGCGGGTCGTGGTCGCGGTGACCTCGACGCCGTTCAAGTGCCCGCCGGCACCGAGCGAGACGGCGCTGATGGTTCACGACTTCCTGACCGGGCGCGGGCTGCGCGAGCGGTCGGAGATCGAGCTCGTGATGCCGCTCCCCCGCCCGATCCCGCCGTCGCCGCAGGCGTCGGAGGCGGTGCTCGAGGCGTTCGCGGAGCGCGGCATCGGCTTCCGTCCGGGGGCGATGGTCCGGTCGGTCGAGGACCGCGGTCGCCGGCTGGTCTGCTCCGACGGCGACACGCTCGACTGCGACCTGCTGCTGGCGGTGCCGAAGCACCGGGCGCCGGCCGTGGTCGTGGCGAGCGGGCTGGCCGAGGACGGCTGGGTCCCGGTGGACCCGCAGACGCTGCGGACCCGCTTCGCCGGGGTCTACGCAGTGGGCGACGTGACCAGCGTGGGGACGCCGAAGGCAGGCGTCTTCGCGGAGGGGCAGGCCGCGGTCGTGGCCGAGCAGATCATCCGGGAGCGGGCCCTGACCACGTCGAGCGCCGGCTACGACGGCCGCGGCATCTGCTACATGGAGCTCGGCGGGGGCCGGATCGGCAAGGTCGACGTCACCTTCACGCCCGGCGAGGCACCGCACGGGACCCTGGAGGGTCCGTCGCTGGCGCTGGCCGCCGACAAGCGGGCCTTCGGGACGGACCGGGCGCTGCGGTGGTTCGGGCGGGACTGGACGCCGGTCGGCGAGTGA